From the Juglans microcarpa x Juglans regia isolate MS1-56 chromosome 3D, Jm3101_v1.0, whole genome shotgun sequence genome, the window ATTAGAGCACACATGTAACTTGGATCGAAAGAACGTGAAGAGGGGCCGTGAGACACTCTTGGTAAAGACATCAACAACCTGAAGTGTGGTAGGAATATGTTGAGTTCGGATCCGACCAGCAACCACAAGTTCTCGAAGAAAGTGATAGTCCAGATCAATGTGCTTCGAGCGCTTGTGAGAGACGGGGTTGGAGCTTAAGAAGATGGCACTCTTGTTGTCACATAGAAGAAGCAGACGAGCTGGAGTGGAAACACGCAGGTCACGAAGAAGGTGGTCTAACCATAGAACTTCAGCAGCAATGGAAGCCAAAGCATGGTATTCAGATTCACAGCTGGAGCAGGAGACTGCGGTTTGCTTTTTGGCTCTCAAAGAGACAAGATTGTCACCCAAGTAGATAGAGTAGCCTGAAGTAGAGCACTGAGTGTCAGGACAGCCGGCCCAATCAGTATCAGAATAGGCAGTAATGCTAGTAAAAGAGCCTCGCAGTGAATGATAAACCAAAGTGAAGAGTGCCCTTAACGTAACGAAGGATGCGCTTTACAGCCTGAAATTGTTCATCAGTTGGAGCATGCAAATATTGATTGATAGAATTGACCGAGTGGGCAAGGTCAGGCGAGTGATAGTTAGATGTTGCAGCGCACCAACAAGAGAGCGACAAAGAGTGACATCCTCAAGCGGAGAACCATTAGAGGAAAGGCGCTGGGCAACAACCATAGGAGTTCTGATAGGTTTACAGTCAAGAAGCTGAGCGCGAGTAAGAATGTCACGTGTATACTTGGTCTAGCTGAGAAAAAGACCTGACAAGGTGGGAGTGACTTCAAGACCAAGGAAATAGCTGAGGGATCCCAAATCCTTGGTGGCAAATTCGGAGTGAAGATGCTAAATGAAGCTGCTAAGAAATGACACATTATTGCCAATGAGAATAACGTGATCAACATACAGTAAGAGGTAAATGATGTGCTGCTGGCGAGGATCAATATAGCCAGGAAATTGCTCCATATAAACATGTTCATGTAAGATGCCATTAAGAAAAGcatttttaacatcaagttggcGAAGAGGCCAACCCTAAGTGACAGCCAGAGAGAGCACAACACGAACAGTTAAGGCTTTGACCACTGGACTGAAAGTATCGGTGTAATCGAGGCCAGGAAGCTGAGTGTAGCCCGTGGCAACAAGATGGGCCTTGAGGTGGTCACTAGAGCCATCAGATAGATACTTGGTGTGAAAGATCCATTCAGAACCCACAATGTTCGTTTTGGGAGGCTGAGGAACAAGATCCCAAGTGCAGTTGTCACGAAGAGCTTTGACCTCTTCATCCATAGTAGTCAACCATGCAGGGTTTTTAGCAGCAGATTTGAAACCACGAGGCTTAGATGTAGTAAGAAGAGCATGTGAGAGACCCGAGACCCGAGACATGATGACTAAGGTAAGTGGGGTACCATGGCCAGAAAATGCCCGCCTTAGCTCGAGTGATCATTGGGTGAGAGGATGAAGGTATGGACAAAGCACGAGAAACTAGAGCATCAAACTGCAATGGAACCGGCGCTAGGGAGTCATGAGCAAGGGACTCAGTAGATACCTGCATAGGCTCAGAGAAAGATTCAGGACAAAGACGACATGCATGAGACCCAGACCGAGAATGCGGAATAGATAAAGTTGTGGGGGGTAATGGGGTAGGTGAGGTCATGGGTTTGCATGGGTTCCATAAAACGGGAGAGATCTAGAGATGCAGGAGGCTGGACGATAGAGGTGGGTCGGAGGAGGAAATTTTGTTCATCAAATTTGGCATGATGAGTGACGTAGATTTTAGAGGTGAGGGGGTCTAGACAGAGGAAGCCTTTATAGCAAGGACTGTATCCTAAAAATAGGCAAGGAATGCTGCGAGGAGAAAATTTGTTAACAGCATAGTCACGTAAACAGGGATAAACTCTGCAACCAAAAGGATGAAAGTTGGTGTAGAGGGGAGGTTTACGGTgtaaaatttcaaaagaagaaaTACCTCTAAGAAGTGGGGCAGGCAACCGGTTAATGGTATAAGTCGCGGTACTAAAAGCTTCGACCCAATAGCAAGTGGGTACGCGTGAATGAAATAAGAGCGCAAGACCCATTTCAGTCACGTGGCAATGCTTGCGTTCAGTGTGTCCATTTTGGAATGCCTGAAGAGCAGAGTCGAGATTGAAAACAATTGCTACAAAACTCAGCACCACCATCAATctggaaaattttaattttgcaagAATATTGATTTTCCACAAATGACTGAAATTGGAGAAAAAtgttaataaaatcatatttaaatttcataGGATAAAGCCATGTGAAGCGTGAGTGATCATTAACAAAAATGACATAATAAGTAAAACCCATTTTAGATTTAATCGGAGCCCATATGTCACAATGAACAAGGCCCAAAATTGAGGTGGATCGAGTAGCATGAATGGAGAATGGAAGCTTATGGCTTTTCGCAAATTGACATGTAGCGCAAATAGCAGGATC encodes:
- the LOC121255146 gene encoding uncharacterized mitochondrial protein AtMg00820-like; translated protein: MSRVSGLSHALLTTSKPRGFKSAAKNPAWLTTMDEEVKALRDNCTWDLVPQPPKTNIVGSEWIFHTKYLSDGSSDHLKAHLVATGYTQLPGLDYTDTFSPVVKALTVRVVLSLAVT